Genomic window (candidate division KSB1 bacterium):
CCCGGCTCCTCCAGAGTGTGGTGGACGAGGCCAGGGCGAGGGGGATGCGGGTCGGTCTTCTGCGTCCCATCACCCTGTGGCCCTTCCCGAGCCGGCGAATCCAAGAGCTGGCCGAAAGAGTCTCCGCGTTCATGGTCGTCGAGCTGTCCAATGGGCAAATGGTGGATGACGTGCGCCTGGCTGTGAATGGGCGGGTGCCCGTCTGGTTCTACAACCGAATGGGCGGAGTAGTGCCGAGTGTGGACGAGATCTTCGAGGCACTGAGGCGTCACATCGAGGCTTGATTTATGGCGGAAACGGTGCTGCGAAAGTCGACTTCGTTCTACGACGTGTACGAGCGGAAACCCGGGGCCATCAAATACCAGACCCACTACTGCCCCGGTTGCGGTCACGGCGTTCTTCACAAGCTCATCGCCGAGGCGCTGGACGATCTGGGGATCCGCGACCGGACTATTCTGATCAGCCCGGTGGGGTGCAGCGTATTTGCGTACTATTACTTCCGCTGCGGAAACATTCAGGTGGCCCACGGACGGGCCCCGGCGGTAGCGACCGGGATCAAGCGCGCTCTTCCCCACAGCATCGTGATCAGCTATCAAGGCGACGGAGACCTGGCCGCCATCGGCGGCAACAACATCCTGCACGCCGCTAACCGCGGCGAGCGAATCACGGTCTTCTTTGTGAACAATGCCATCTACGGAATGACGGGTGGTCAGATGGCTCCTACCACGTTGCTGGGCCAGAAGACCACGACCACGCCGTTCGGCCGGCGCGCGGAGTTGGAAGGCCCGCCCCTGCGGGTGTGTGAGCTGCTGGCTTCGTTGGAAGCGCCTGTATACATCGAACGCGTGGCTTTGACCACGCCCAAGAATATCGCCAAGGCGCGAAAGGCGGTGCGGAAGGCGCTGAGCGTGCAGATGCAGGACTTGGGCTTCTCGCTGGTGGAGGTGCTGAGCGCTTGCCCCTCCGGCTGGAAGATGACGCCCGTGGACTCGATCCGCTGGATCGACGAGGTAATGACAAGGTACTTCCCGCTTGGGGTTTTCCGGGACAAGACGGCCGAGGCCCAGCCGATGCCCCTGCCCCGCATTCGCTACGACCTGGAATCGTTGGCCGAGAAGCTGGAACTCCCGACAGACGAGAGACCGGGACCAGCGCTGGCGCCGCCCAAACCGGAGCCGAGGTTCGCGGACCCCAGGATTAAGATCGCGGGATTTGGCGGGCAAGGAATCCTGCTCCTGGGTCTGGCCCTTGCAGAGGCAGGGATGGAAGCCGGCTACCAGGTGAGCTGGCTACCGTCCTACGGCCCGGAAATGCGCGGCGGCACAGCCAATTGCCACGTGATCCTGAGCTCGCGTCGGATCGGCTCGCCTCTGGTCAGTAGACCCTCGGTCCTGATCGCCATGAATCGGCCCTCCTTGGATCGCTTCGAACCGGAGGTCGAGGGAGGAGGACTGGTGATGTACGACTCGTCCCTAATTGACCGGCCGGTGATGCGAAAGGACGTCGAAGCCCTCGCTGTGCCCGCCACTGCCATGGCCGACGAGCTGGGGAACACGCGCGCCGCCAACATGGTGATGCTGGGCGCCTATGTGGCCCACACGGGCGTGGTGGGACGAGAGCATGTCGTGCAGATTTTGCCCAAGGTGATCAAACGCAAGCAGCTGATCGAGCTCAATGAGCGTGCCATCGCCAAGGGTTGGGAATACGCCCTGACTCTGCAAAGTGCCGTGGCTACGTGAGCCTTATGGGGCGGGGAGGTGTGAGAGGGGAAGGCGAAAACGGACTCGTACGCAATGCCAGGGAATCCCCGCAGGAACCCAACCGACGCGGGGATTCGCATTTCGGGCGGAAAGATCCCAGAACGGGAAACGGGACTCTGCCCGAGTAAGTAAGGAATGGCGAGGAAGACAAACATGTTTGTCTGTGGGAGCGGGAAGGTGAGGTTCGCCAACCCGTGCACGGGGAACTGAGAATCCGATGCAGATAGACCGGGGAAAACTTGAACGGATCCTGCCGCTGGTGTCAAAGCCCGGACGTTACGTGGGCGGAGAGCCGAACGCGATCGTCAAGGACGACGCGGCCGTCGATCTGCGTGTCGCCCTCGTCTTCCCGGATGTGTACGAAGTGGGAATGTCCTACCTTGGTTACCAGATTCTGTACCATATCCTGAACCGGGAGGAGTGGATTGCCGCCGAACGGGTGTACGCTCCCTGGGTCGACATGGAAGCCCGGATGCGCCAGGAGGGGATCCCTCTGTACTCCCTTGAGACGAAGCGACCTCTGGCGCAGTTCGAGGTCATCGGCTTCACCCTTCAGTACGAGCTCCACTATACCAACATCCTGAACCTCCTCGACCTGGCAGGAATCCCTCTGCGGTCGGCGGAAAGGCGCGGGCTGTTCCCGCTCGTGATCGGTGGCGGGCCGAATGCCTTCCACCCCGAACCGCTGGCGCCATTCTTCGACCTTTTCCTGATCGGGGATGCGGAGGAGAGTTTTCTCGAGGTCCTGCGGCTTGTGCGTATCGCGAAGCACGAGGACTACAGCCGTGAGGTGCTTCTGAAGGAGCTCGCCGGTGTACCCGGGGTCTACGTCCCCAGCCTTTACGAAGAGATTCGCGGTCCAGACGGCGGCTTTCGATCCCTGGAGCCGATTGAGGAGGGCGTGCCGCCGGTCATCCAGGCAAGACAGGTGCGCAGGTTGGAACCGGAGTTTTACCCGGACGCGCCTGTGGTGCCCCTCATTGAGGCTACGCACGATCGGCTTTCGGTAGAGATCATGCGGGGGTGCACGCGCGGGTGTCGGTTCTGCAACGCGGGGATCCTCTACCGTCCGGTGCGGGAGCGACCTGTCCCGGAAGTGGCCGAGCACATTCGGCGCGCTCTCGACAACACCGGCTACGAGGAGGTGTCCCTGGTCTCGCTGAGCACTTCGGACTACAGCGGCCTGCCAAAGCTGTTGGCGATTATCAGCCCTACGCTGCGGGACAGGATGGTGAACCTGTCTTTCCCCTCTCTGCGGCCCGAGACGTTTACCCCGGAAATCGCCGCCTACGCGCGCGACGTGCGCAAGTCCGGGCTCACCTTCGCCCCGGAGGCCGGTACCGAGCGCCTGCGCTCGGTCATCAATAAGCTAAATACCAATGAGGACCTGCTGCGGGCGGTGGACCTGGCTTTCGCCGAAGGGTGGGATCTGGTCAAGCTCTACTTCATGATCGGGCTTCCCACCGAGACGCCGGAGGACCTGCAAGGGATCGTGGATCTGATCGGCGAGGTTGTGCGCCTGGGTAGGAAGCATGGTGGAAACCGCAGGGTGCACGTCTCGATCTCGCCATTTGTACCGAAGCCCCACACTCCGTTTCAGTGGGAGCGCCAGCTAAGCCTGGAGGAGACACGGGAAAGGATCCGGTTCCTTCTGGAGCACGTCCGTTGGCCCTCGGTGAAACTTAGCTGGCGGGAGGCCGAGGTGTGCCAGGTGGAAGGCCTCCTTGCACGCGGCGACCGGAGGGTGGCGGAGGTGATTGAGGCCGCCTGGCGCCGAGGCGCTACCCACGACGCGTGGTCTGAATGTTTCCGGTACGAGCGCTGGGCGGAAGCGGTAGCTGCATGCGGGCTCAGCTTTGAAGAGTACACAAGGGCCCGCAAAGTGCGCGAGCCTCTTCCCTGGCAGCACATCAGCAAAGGGGTGAGCCGGCGCTTCCTGGAAAGAGAGCGCGCAAGGGCATTGCGCGGGGAATCCACGCCGGACTGCAAGGATGGTCTGTGCAACGCCTGCGGCTTGATGGAAGAACCGGTCTGTCGCGAAATCATCGCGCGTAGCAAAGCCAGGCGCGGCATTGCGGTTGCCCCGGTGCAGCTCGAATCCGGCCCTGGGAGCGTGGGCGCTGCCGGCCTCGCCATGCAGTACGGCCGCGATCGGCGCAGGGTGAGGGATGTCGTCCCTCCGACCCCGACGGTGTACCGGATCCACTACGCGCGGGGCGAGGCCCTTCGCTTCGTAAGCCACCGGGATGTGATCCGCGCTTTCGAGCGAGCATTTCGGCGCGCGGGCCTCCCCCTGGCCTACAGCCAGGGGTTCAATCCTCGCCCCAAGATCAGTTGCGGACCGGCTTTGCCGCTCGGTGTCACAAGCGATGCCGAATACCTGGACGTCACCGTGGAGTCCAGGCCCGCGGGAGACCTGGCCAGCCGGATTCGGCCGTTCTTGCCCGCGGGTCTCGAGATCCGACAGATAACCCGCATCGCGGGCAGGCAGGCTTCGCTCAGCGCCCTCGTGAATCGCTTGACCTACGAAGTGACTCTGGATCCGCCCATGGACCCACAGGGGCTGAGCCAGCAGATCCTGTCTTTCTTGGCGAGGAAGGAGATTATTGTGCAAAGGAAGCGGACCGGAGGGGGGGAGGAAGAAGAGGCCAAAGAAGTCGATATCCGGCCCTTTGTGGAATCGATCCAGACCCTGGAGAAAGGGAAGAAGCTGAGGATCGTGCTGAAGGTGCGAGAGGGGCGCACGGCCCGTGTGCACGAGGTGCTGCAGGAGCTTCTGGGACAGGACGCGCACGAGGTTCTGCGGCACCGAATCCATCGCACCGGGATCTTCGTAGCGCAGGGACATCGTTTGCTGAGCCCGATGGAGTTGTGAGTTTGGGCGCCGAAGAGAAAGCGAAAACGAGGAGAACACATAGGGCGCGGGGGAGGCCAGCGCCGCCTGAGCCTGCGCGCCGCGAGATCATCATCAACGCCACGATCGGCGAAACCCGGATTGCCATCCTCGAGGACGGCCGCCTGGTGGAATTTTACGTGGAGCGGCCGGAGCACGAGCGAATGCTCGGCAACATCTACCTGGCGCGGGTGCGGAAGACGGTGAAGGGCATGCAGGCTGCGTTTCTCGACATCGGCGAAGCGCAGGATGCCTTTCTCCCCTACGCGGATATGGGGGATCTGATCCGGCTCTACACGCACGTCGATCAGATCCAGCCCGACGAGCACGGGATCCGGAAGGAGCTTGTCGGAAAGGAGACGCTCCGCCCCGGCGACACCGTCCTGGTTCAGGTGACCAAGGAGCCGCTTGGGACGAAAGGGGCGCGCGTCAGCACCCGCATCTCCATCCCGGGTCGCTTCGTGGTGCTGATCCCGGACGAGAACATCGTCGGGGTCTCCAAGAAGATCGTGGATGAGGTGGAAAAGCGGCGGCTGCGGCGTCTGGCCAAAGCCCTAAAGCCGGAAGACTGCGGGATCATCATCCGAACGGTGGCGGCGGGAAAGCCAGAACCGGTGCTGCGCGCCGACCTGGAGAATCTGCTCCAGATGTGGGACCGAATCCAGAAGCGAGCGCAGAAGGAGAAGGCGCCCTGTCTCCTCTACAAGGACGTGGGGATGACCTCCAGCGTGGTGCGCGATCTCTTCACCCCCGACGTCACCCGTCTTGTTGTGGATTCCAAGAAGCTCGCTAAGGACATTACGAGCTACGCGAAGGAGGTGGCGCCGGAGCTTACAGACCGCATCGAGCTCTACCAGGGCAAGACGCCGATTTTCGACGCGTACGACGTGGAGCGGCAACTGGATCGAGCCCTCTCGCGCAAAGTCTGGCTGAAGAGCGGCGGGTACCTCATTATCGACCAGACGGAGGCTCTGGTAGCCATCGACGTGAACAGCGGCAAATTCCTGAGCCGGGCCGATCAGGAGCAGACCAACCTCAAGATCAACTTGGAGGCGGCGCGAGAGATCGCCCGCCAACTGCGTTTGCGCGACCTGGGCGGCCTGATCATCATCGATTTCATCGATATGCGGGAGCAGGCCAATCGCCGCAGGGTATTTGAGGAACTGAAGCGGGAACTGAGCCGGGATCGTGCCCAGTACAACATCCTGCCGATGAGCAAGTTCGGGATCGTAGAGCTCACGCGGGAGCGGGTCCGGCCGAGTCTGGTGTTCGCCCTGAGCGAGCCTTGTCCGGTGTGCGGCGGCAGCGGTCGCTTGGTTTCGAAGACAACTCTGGTCACGAAGATCGAGCGCTGGATCAAAGCCTTCCGTGCGGAATCCAAGGAGAGAAGCGTGGAGCTTCATGTCCATCCGGAGATGGCCAAGTATCTGACCAGCGGCCTCCGGAGCCGTATCCGCAGGATGATGTGGAAATTCCTGATGAAGATCGACGTAGTCGAGGACGAGAGCCTCGCCCTGGACGAGTTCCGCTTCATCTCGAAGAAGACGGGGGAGGATATCACGGTGGCTTACGAGTAGCGGCGGAAAAAGGCCTTGCGTAGGAGGAGGGGGTTGTGTATATTCGCGTGGCGATTGCGGGAGTAGTTCAGCGGTAGAACACCACCTTGCCAAGGTGGGGGTCGCGGGTTCAAGTCCCGTCTCCCGCTCCAGAGGTGGCGGCGTAGCCAAGTGGCTAAGGCGGAGGCCTGCAAAGCCTCTATTCAGCGGTTCGAATCCGCTCGCCGCCTCCGGTTGTGCCGAGATCCTCGCCGGGGTGGCGGAACTGGTAGACGCAAGGGACTTAAAATCCCTCGCCCCGCAAGGGGCGTGCCGGTTCGAGTCCGGCCCTCGGCACTGTAATGGGACGAAAAATACTGTGAGAGCCCGGAGAAAGTGCGCGGGCTTTTTCTGTTTCTGGACCCTTCGGGGTAGGTGCACGGGGATCGGAGGCACGCCATGAGACGGCGATTACTCTTCCTCGCAGGGGCCGAGGTGCTCTTGTTTGTTGCGGCCGTTTTGTCCATGAGCGCCTTTTCCAGGCCGGTAAAGACCCTGGCAGACCAGGCACTGCAGCTCCGGATCGTGTATTCCGGCGACACTGCGGGGAACCTCGAGCCCTGCGGCTGAAAGAGCAACCGCATTGGCGGGCTGGCTCGGAGAGCCAGTTACATTCGAAAGAAGCTCCAAGGAAGTCCTGCCCTCCTCGTAGTGGACGGAGGCGGATTTGCCGAGAGAGGTCCCTACGCCCGAATCAAGAATCCCTACCTCCTCCAGGCGTACGCGCTGATGAAGTACCACGCGGTGAACGTGGCGGAGCCCGATCTCAAGGCCTGCAGCGACACCCTTCTCCGCAGCGCCCAGAGTTGGGGAATCCCCTTTGTCGCCTCCAACCTGAAACTGGCTAACGGCCAAGATTTGCCTTTTGCCCGTCCCCACCTGCTGATCGAGCCATGGGGTGAAGGGCGGGGTACGGTAGGTATCCTCGGTCTCTCCATCGCCAAGCTGCCTGCGGCAGGGAAGGGCGAGCCGGACTGGTGGCGTCGCGAGGATCCGATTGCGTGCGCCCGACGAATTGTGGGGCAGCTGCGCAAGAGCTGCGACCTCATCGTGGCTCTGGTCTACGGGGACGAGAGCGAGGTTCGATCGTTCGCCAAGGAAGTAGACGGACTGGACGTGGTAATCTCTGGCCTGGGGACCTACTACATCCGTGGTCCGGAGCCAACCGATCGGGCTATTCTCTGCGTGAATGGAGTGCAAGGGCGTTACGTCGGCGATGTGCTCCTGGAGCGGCCGAGAGGGAGTCGGTCGTGGAGGGTTGTGGAAGGCGAGCTTTTTCCTCTGGACAGCTCCATTGGGGAAGCTCCGGAAGTCGCGAAAATCGTTGAGCAATACAACAAAGCCCTGCAGGAGGAGCTTCGGGTTCGCCACTGAAATCGGGGACGACAACACCCTCACGGTGACGGAGGGCGGCGGTAGGTGAGAGTTCGATGCAGAGCGCACGGAGGGTGGTCCGAATCGTCGACGGGGATGAGCCCGATGCTCTGAACCCCGCCATCGTGGGGACGAAAGCCGCGCATTTGGCCAAACTTCGAAGGGCCGGGCTCAGTGTTCCGGCCTTCGTCGTTTTAGTCACCCAGCAAGCCAAACCTTCCAATTCCCTCACGGACGAACGCATCCTCGAGCCGTTAGGGGCGAAACTGCGCGCCTGGGGAAAGAAGACCCCCCTGGCGATCCGCTCCTCTGCGACGCTGGAGGACCTGCCGGGGATGAGCCTCGCCGGACAGTTCCGGAGCCGCCTCGACATCGTCGATGAGTTGGAACTCCTCGCCTCAGTAAAGGAGTGCCTCGGGGCGGCGGATTCAGCCCGGGTACGATCCTACCTCGCCCAGCGCGGAATTTCGGCGCTACCGGACCTGCACTTGATCGTGCAGCAAATGGTCGGGCGTCGGTGGTCCGGCGTGGCCCTGACGGCCAGGGGGGCTATCGGCCGTGCCTGCGTGCTGATCGAGGCATCCCGGGGCGGCAGCGCCACCGTGACTTCCGGAGCCGGCTGCGAACTGCGGCTCGCGTACACCAGGAGGCCAGGGGCGAGCCCGCGGGTCGTGGCGCTGGTGTGCAGCCAGCCTGCGGAGGTACCGGGAACGCACGAGGAACAGGAGCTTTGGCTGGAACTGGGGGATCTGGCTCTGAAAGCCTCGGAGGTGCTGGAGATCGACGGAGCCTCCCTCGATGTGGAATGGGCCTGGGACGGCCAGCAGCTCTGGATCCTTCAGGCCAGGGCTGCTCAGCCGCCGCCCCTTCCAGGCTGGCTAAGGGAGCCTCCGGAGCACATCTGGACGAACTTCTTCTTTGTGGAGCGCTTTCTCCACCCGATCTCCACCCTGGGCCACAGCCTCCTTGGACCCCTCGTGGAGCAGCGGGCGTTTCGGGAGCCTCTTCGCTATTTGGGCTACGCGGAACTGGCACAGGCGGAGCTCACGCGGCTGGTTGCGGGCCGCGTACTCACTCGATGGGACGTGTTCCGCACCCTGCACGAGATCCTCCCGCCTGAGCTCCTGGCCCCGGAAAAGAGCCTGATCCTTTTTCCCGATGGTCTGCCCCAGATGGGCCTGGGCCAGCGAGTCGGGAAGGTGGTGCGTGCGGCCGTACGCGTCACCCGCGACCCCGACTGGCTACCTTGGTCCAACCTGCGGCGTTGGCATCTTTTTGTGCGCGACTACGTGCCCCAGGTACGAGAGCTCGGCAGGCGGATTCGGAGTTCCAGGTCGCCCATGGACTTGTTCCGAGCGGTGGAGAAGGCCGAGCAGCTCACGCGCGAGCTTCTGGGGCACCACCGCTGGAGTCTCACCTTCGCGGAGCTCTTCGAACGGCTTCTCTTGTGGCTCCTGAAGTCTGGCCTTGGATTTACCGAGCGGGAGGCGGCGCAGTTGAGCTCGGCTCTCCTGGCCGGCGACCCCAGGAACCTCACACTGCAGATGCACGATTTCCTGGCCAAACTTCACCGGTCCACTGGCGAGGAAAGAGAGCGTCTTCGGGCCGAGTTTGTCCGGCGTTTCGGGCATCGTTCGGCCAGCCTGGACATCGCAGAGCCCACCTGGGCCGAGCAGGCGGACGTGGCGCAGCGTCTACCCGATCCTGGAACCGAGCTTGCCGCGGGCCTTCGCGTGCGGCGTGAGGGGGAGATGAGCGTGATCCAACGCCTCCGGAGCGTGCGCTGGCCGCGCCGGACTCTCCTGGCCGCTCTGATACGGCAGGTGCTCAGGTACGCGCG
Coding sequences:
- a CDS encoding 2-oxoacid:acceptor oxidoreductase family protein, yielding MAETVLRKSTSFYDVYERKPGAIKYQTHYCPGCGHGVLHKLIAEALDDLGIRDRTILISPVGCSVFAYYYFRCGNIQVAHGRAPAVATGIKRALPHSIVISYQGDGDLAAIGGNNILHAANRGERITVFFVNNAIYGMTGGQMAPTTLLGQKTTTTPFGRRAELEGPPLRVCELLASLEAPVYIERVALTTPKNIAKARKAVRKALSVQMQDLGFSLVEVLSACPSGWKMTPVDSIRWIDEVMTRYFPLGVFRDKTAEAQPMPLPRIRYDLESLAEKLELPTDERPGPALAPPKPEPRFADPRIKIAGFGGQGILLLGLALAEAGMEAGYQVSWLPSYGPEMRGGTANCHVILSSRRIGSPLVSRPSVLIAMNRPSLDRFEPEVEGGGLVMYDSSLIDRPVMRKDVEALAVPATAMADELGNTRAANMVMLGAYVAHTGVVGREHVVQILPKVIKRKQLIELNERAIAKGWEYALTLQSAVAT
- a CDS encoding TIGR03960 family B12-binding radical SAM protein; the protein is MQIDRGKLERILPLVSKPGRYVGGEPNAIVKDDAAVDLRVALVFPDVYEVGMSYLGYQILYHILNREEWIAAERVYAPWVDMEARMRQEGIPLYSLETKRPLAQFEVIGFTLQYELHYTNILNLLDLAGIPLRSAERRGLFPLVIGGGPNAFHPEPLAPFFDLFLIGDAEESFLEVLRLVRIAKHEDYSREVLLKELAGVPGVYVPSLYEEIRGPDGGFRSLEPIEEGVPPVIQARQVRRLEPEFYPDAPVVPLIEATHDRLSVEIMRGCTRGCRFCNAGILYRPVRERPVPEVAEHIRRALDNTGYEEVSLVSLSTSDYSGLPKLLAIISPTLRDRMVNLSFPSLRPETFTPEIAAYARDVRKSGLTFAPEAGTERLRSVINKLNTNEDLLRAVDLAFAEGWDLVKLYFMIGLPTETPEDLQGIVDLIGEVVRLGRKHGGNRRVHVSISPFVPKPHTPFQWERQLSLEETRERIRFLLEHVRWPSVKLSWREAEVCQVEGLLARGDRRVAEVIEAAWRRGATHDAWSECFRYERWAEAVAACGLSFEEYTRARKVREPLPWQHISKGVSRRFLERERARALRGESTPDCKDGLCNACGLMEEPVCREIIARSKARRGIAVAPVQLESGPGSVGAAGLAMQYGRDRRRVRDVVPPTPTVYRIHYARGEALRFVSHRDVIRAFERAFRRAGLPLAYSQGFNPRPKISCGPALPLGVTSDAEYLDVTVESRPAGDLASRIRPFLPAGLEIRQITRIAGRQASLSALVNRLTYEVTLDPPMDPQGLSQQILSFLARKEIIVQRKRTGGGEEEEAKEVDIRPFVESIQTLEKGKKLRIVLKVREGRTARVHEVLQELLGQDAHEVLRHRIHRTGIFVAQGHRLLSPMEL
- a CDS encoding Rne/Rng family ribonuclease; this encodes MGAEEKAKTRRTHRARGRPAPPEPARREIIINATIGETRIAILEDGRLVEFYVERPEHERMLGNIYLARVRKTVKGMQAAFLDIGEAQDAFLPYADMGDLIRLYTHVDQIQPDEHGIRKELVGKETLRPGDTVLVQVTKEPLGTKGARVSTRISIPGRFVVLIPDENIVGVSKKIVDEVEKRRLRRLAKALKPEDCGIIIRTVAAGKPEPVLRADLENLLQMWDRIQKRAQKEKAPCLLYKDVGMTSSVVRDLFTPDVTRLVVDSKKLAKDITSYAKEVAPELTDRIELYQGKTPIFDAYDVERQLDRALSRKVWLKSGGYLIIDQTEALVAIDVNSGKFLSRADQEQTNLKINLEAAREIARQLRLRDLGGLIIIDFIDMREQANRRRVFEELKRELSRDRAQYNILPMSKFGIVELTRERVRPSLVFALSEPCPVCGGSGRLVSKTTLVTKIERWIKAFRAESKERSVELHVHPEMAKYLTSGLRSRIRRMMWKFLMKIDVVEDESLALDEFRFISKKTGEDITVAYE
- a CDS encoding PEP-utilizing enzyme, which gives rise to MQSARRVVRIVDGDEPDALNPAIVGTKAAHLAKLRRAGLSVPAFVVLVTQQAKPSNSLTDERILEPLGAKLRAWGKKTPLAIRSSATLEDLPGMSLAGQFRSRLDIVDELELLASVKECLGAADSARVRSYLAQRGISALPDLHLIVQQMVGRRWSGVALTARGAIGRACVLIEASRGGSATVTSGAGCELRLAYTRRPGASPRVVALVCSQPAEVPGTHEEQELWLELGDLALKASEVLEIDGASLDVEWAWDGQQLWILQARAAQPPPLPGWLREPPEHIWTNFFFVERFLHPISTLGHSLLGPLVEQRAFREPLRYLGYAELAQAELTRLVAGRVLTRWDVFRTLHEILPPELLAPEKSLILFPDGLPQMGLGQRVGKVVRAAVRVTRDPDWLPWSNLRRWHLFVRDYVPQVRELGRRIRSSRSPMDLFRAVEKAEQLTRELLGHHRWSLTFAELFERLLLWLLKSGLGFTEREAAQLSSALLAGDPRNLTLQMHDFLAKLHRSTGEERERLRAEFVRRFGHRSASLDIAEPTWAEQADVAQRLPDPGTELAAGLRVRREGEMSVIQRLRSVRWPRRTLLAALIRQVLRYAREFAVLRENQRYYWHLVLAGTRSAVLRIGEFLTQQGILSARDDVFQLTRDELRQLCAGLLPYPESEFRERIEVRRREREVGRAWVPPSLVTESELQAEVTAEGPTPPGVQVLRGIGVSSGRATGRAFHLYDYDLGRVPQGSVLIMPGLDPGWTPVLSNIVGLVTESGGVLSHGAILAREFGVPAVASVAGALRLIRPGQRVRLDGATGTVEILPDAIADPPDGAQAGSAGKR